A single Arachnia propionica DNA region contains:
- the holA gene encoding DNA polymerase III subunit delta — MNSFGRTLLVTGSESLLAARAIDGRRRAALAEEPDAEVNRVCGAELADSMLSEVTGGSLFSNHIVAIIDDVGSTPPDVVDTLVALAKNPGDELCLILSHEGGNKGRGLIDKLKKARIETIAVAAPKPWDLPKFCVEEARSRKVKLSQDAAGALVAAVGNDLRALTSAVAQLASDAGGEPVDETLVRKYFAGRAEVTSFAVSDAVLAGDASLALERLRWALGSGVAPVLITSAMAGAFRGMGKYLEARGSGADLARRIGVPPFKLKEYQRTSRNWQPAGVAAAIGIIARADADVKGAATNPDYALERMVLGVLRQKRT; from the coding sequence GTGAACAGTTTCGGACGCACCCTGCTCGTCACCGGTTCGGAATCGCTGCTGGCCGCTCGTGCCATCGACGGCAGGCGCCGGGCCGCCCTGGCGGAGGAACCCGACGCCGAGGTCAACCGGGTCTGTGGGGCGGAACTAGCCGATTCCATGCTCTCGGAGGTGACGGGGGGTTCCCTGTTCTCGAACCACATCGTCGCCATCATCGACGATGTCGGCTCCACCCCACCCGATGTCGTCGACACCCTGGTGGCCCTGGCGAAGAACCCCGGCGACGAACTGTGCCTGATCCTGTCGCACGAGGGTGGGAACAAGGGCAGGGGCCTGATCGACAAACTGAAGAAAGCCAGGATCGAGACGATCGCCGTGGCGGCCCCCAAGCCTTGGGATCTGCCGAAATTCTGCGTGGAGGAGGCGCGGTCTCGGAAGGTGAAACTCTCCCAGGACGCGGCCGGGGCGCTCGTGGCGGCGGTCGGGAACGACCTGAGGGCACTCACCTCGGCGGTCGCACAGCTCGCATCCGACGCCGGCGGTGAGCCGGTGGACGAGACCCTGGTGCGGAAGTATTTCGCGGGCCGGGCGGAGGTCACCTCGTTCGCGGTATCCGATGCCGTGCTGGCCGGTGACGCGTCGCTGGCGCTGGAACGTCTCCGCTGGGCCCTTGGCTCTGGCGTTGCCCCCGTGCTGATCACATCCGCCATGGCCGGTGCGTTCCGCGGCATGGGCAAGTACCTGGAGGCGCGGGGGAGTGGCGCCGATCTGGCCCGGCGAATCGGGGTGCCGCCGTTCAAACTGAAGGAGTACCAGCGCACCTCCCGGAACTGGCAGCCGGCCGGGGTGGCCGCGGCCATCGGGATCATCGCCCGGGCCGACGCGGATGTCAAGGGTGCAGCCACCAACCCGGACTACGCGCTTGAACGCATGGTGCTCGGCGTCCTCCGGCAGAAACGAACCTGA
- a CDS encoding ComEC/Rec2 family competence protein: MRKHDWRLVPLAVAAWVGCWAGTSGWCPEPGVLLGCAGLLAVCVLLIRRVWVGFAACTLVVTVLTSGMRSAGLHDGMPARWAAEEPLASALVRLEGEPTLVKHSGRSLAIVRATLLQLEVKKKSLSTSQPVLLLAGDQLATELAGIAPGAVHRVLGRLGASDPDSQEAFVVRVSRISGQVRAPDVFNAFVSTIHAGLREVASHSPPEQAALVPSLVVGDRSGITKELTEIFRATSLSHLLAVSGSNLTLLLGVLLFVVRSLGVRGWAIRGVAAGGVALFVLVCRAEPSVLRAAAMGLVVLPATGIGRGRSSIRNLSIAVLVLLPLDPWLARSWGFALSAAACIGISLGAEPLAGIMAGWAPAWFAEAVAVPLAAQLATVPLTTALSGQVSVVGVMANALAGPFVGPATVLGLAATVLIWVPPVAAAVAWVAGWVVQPILWIAHLGAAMPGAVLEWPTTPLGMLTSALLAGVAAVLARAGLRRRAGFLLLALGLLLAGWIRPVPLDWPGRWQAVFCDVGQGDATVLRADETTAVLVDTGPEPGPTIACLESLGIERVPLLVLTHFHADHIGGTEAVLSRFHPELVLVSPLRSPGFAAASVEAAAEAHGARLLVAEPGQRMRVGDVDWVTVSAWQPGGASVAGESESSVQNDSSVVGIAEISGLRILLPGDAEPGGQEQAIRRARKLGIPLSAHVLKIPHHGSSRQEPEFLKASSAQLAVASCGLGNDYGHPSPKTLSRVTSLGMAVARTDTEGSIAVSSGDDGRIGVRRWRG; this comes from the coding sequence GTGAGGAAACACGACTGGCGGCTCGTTCCGCTGGCGGTCGCCGCCTGGGTTGGTTGCTGGGCGGGGACCTCGGGATGGTGCCCCGAACCGGGGGTGCTTCTCGGGTGCGCAGGACTCCTGGCGGTGTGTGTCCTGCTGATACGGCGCGTCTGGGTGGGGTTCGCCGCCTGCACCCTGGTGGTGACCGTCCTAACATCCGGGATGCGCTCCGCGGGGCTCCACGACGGCATGCCCGCCAGATGGGCCGCGGAGGAACCGCTGGCCTCCGCGCTGGTTCGCCTGGAGGGAGAACCAACCCTGGTGAAGCACTCGGGGCGCAGCCTCGCGATCGTCCGGGCCACGCTGCTGCAGCTGGAGGTGAAAAAGAAGAGCCTCAGCACCTCACAACCGGTTCTGCTGCTTGCCGGGGACCAACTGGCCACCGAACTGGCCGGCATCGCGCCCGGTGCGGTCCACCGGGTCCTGGGGCGGCTCGGCGCCTCGGACCCGGACTCCCAGGAAGCGTTCGTCGTGCGGGTGAGCAGGATCTCCGGCCAGGTGCGGGCCCCGGATGTGTTCAACGCCTTCGTCAGCACGATCCACGCGGGACTGCGTGAGGTGGCCTCCCATTCGCCGCCCGAACAGGCTGCCCTGGTTCCTTCGCTGGTAGTTGGGGACCGCAGCGGAATCACCAAGGAGCTCACCGAAATCTTTCGCGCCACATCACTGAGTCATCTGCTCGCCGTCAGCGGCTCGAACCTGACGCTGCTGCTGGGTGTGTTGTTGTTCGTCGTGAGGTCCCTGGGGGTTCGCGGCTGGGCGATCCGGGGCGTCGCCGCTGGGGGAGTGGCGCTGTTCGTGCTGGTGTGCAGGGCCGAACCCTCCGTGCTGCGGGCGGCCGCCATGGGACTCGTCGTCCTGCCCGCCACAGGAATCGGGCGCGGCAGGAGCAGCATCCGCAATCTGAGCATCGCGGTCCTCGTCCTGCTCCCCCTGGATCCCTGGCTGGCGCGTTCCTGGGGATTCGCGCTCTCCGCGGCGGCCTGTATCGGCATCAGCCTGGGAGCGGAACCGCTTGCCGGAATCATGGCAGGCTGGGCTCCCGCCTGGTTCGCCGAGGCCGTTGCGGTGCCCCTGGCCGCGCAGTTGGCCACGGTCCCTCTGACGACGGCGCTGTCCGGTCAGGTGTCCGTGGTCGGGGTGATGGCCAATGCCCTGGCCGGCCCCTTCGTTGGCCCCGCCACCGTGCTCGGACTGGCCGCCACCGTCCTGATCTGGGTCCCACCGGTCGCTGCCGCGGTGGCCTGGGTGGCCGGTTGGGTGGTGCAACCCATCCTCTGGATCGCGCATCTCGGCGCGGCCATGCCGGGGGCCGTCCTCGAATGGCCCACCACCCCGCTCGGGATGCTCACCAGCGCCCTGCTGGCGGGGGTGGCCGCGGTGCTGGCCCGGGCCGGGCTCCGGCGACGGGCAGGTTTCCTGCTGCTGGCCCTCGGATTGCTGCTCGCGGGGTGGATCCGCCCGGTCCCGTTGGACTGGCCGGGACGGTGGCAGGCGGTTTTCTGCGACGTCGGACAGGGGGACGCGACGGTGCTGCGGGCAGACGAAACAACGGCGGTCCTGGTGGACACCGGACCGGAACCCGGCCCCACCATAGCCTGCCTGGAATCCTTGGGCATCGAACGCGTCCCGCTGCTGGTCCTGACCCACTTCCACGCGGATCACATCGGGGGAACGGAAGCCGTTTTGTCCCGGTTCCATCCGGAACTGGTGCTGGTCAGTCCGCTGCGTTCCCCCGGTTTCGCGGCGGCATCCGTCGAGGCCGCGGCGGAGGCCCACGGGGCGCGACTGCTCGTGGCGGAACCGGGGCAGCGCATGAGGGTGGGGGACGTGGACTGGGTCACGGTCTCGGCCTGGCAGCCGGGCGGGGCGTCCGTCGCAGGGGAAAGTGAGAGTTCGGTCCAGAACGACTCCTCCGTCGTGGGAATCGCGGAGATCTCGGGCCTGCGGATCCTGTTGCCGGGGGATGCGGAACCCGGCGGCCAGGAACAGGCGATCCGGCGGGCCCGGAAACTGGGCATCCCGCTTTCCGCGCACGTCCTGAAGATCCCCCACCACGGCTCCTCCCGGCAGGAGCCAGAATTCCTGAAGGCCTCGTCGGCTCAGCTGGCGGTGGCGAGTTGCGGGCTGGGCAACGACTACGGGCACCCGAGCCCCAAGACCTTGAGCAGGGTGACCTCGCTGGGCATGGCGGTGGCACGCACCGACACGGAGGGCAGCATCGCGGTCTCCTCGGGTGACGACGGGCGAATCGGGGTGCGTCGCTGGCGTGGCTGA
- a CDS encoding helix-hairpin-helix domain-containing protein, which yields MGSLTEQQQIERARLALVASGQTPLGAARRADDIPPSNNESGKEEASESPGQQAPKGWRRVVMLGREHIIVVAALLVGVVLITVHALGQSSATELPALSPSAVSVPTMAVSPGPAASASRGPVRVHVLGAVVRPGVVSVPEGAIVQDVIEAAGGLVPGADPGELNLATPVKDGQQVIVGTSESPRGEVVDPGGGSPAAGSTTAAGAGLVNLNRATSQQLQELPGVGPVLAEAIIKWRTDNGSFTDISQLRQVSGIGPKLFEKLSPLVTL from the coding sequence ATGGGGAGTCTTACGGAGCAACAGCAGATCGAACGGGCACGGTTGGCGCTCGTCGCCTCGGGGCAGACCCCGCTCGGTGCGGCGCGTCGAGCGGACGACATCCCGCCCAGCAACAATGAGTCCGGTAAGGAGGAAGCGTCTGAATCCCCTGGGCAGCAGGCCCCCAAGGGATGGCGGCGGGTGGTGATGCTCGGCCGTGAGCACATCATCGTGGTGGCGGCCCTGCTGGTCGGCGTGGTGCTGATAACCGTCCACGCGCTGGGGCAGAGCTCCGCGACGGAACTGCCTGCCCTGTCGCCCAGCGCGGTCTCCGTCCCGACCATGGCCGTCTCACCCGGTCCAGCGGCCTCCGCGAGCCGCGGACCGGTGCGGGTTCACGTCCTCGGGGCGGTGGTCAGACCCGGGGTGGTGTCGGTTCCGGAGGGCGCCATCGTGCAGGACGTGATCGAGGCTGCCGGAGGGCTGGTTCCGGGAGCCGATCCCGGGGAATTGAACCTCGCGACCCCGGTCAAGGACGGGCAGCAGGTCATAGTGGGGACCTCGGAATCGCCTCGCGGGGAGGTCGTGGATCCCGGTGGTGGCAGCCCGGCAGCGGGGTCGACAACGGCCGCCGGGGCGGGACTCGTGAACCTCAACAGGGCCACTTCGCAGCAGCTTCAGGAACTCCCGGGGGTTGGTCCCGTCCTGGCCGAGGCCATCATCAAGTGGCGCACCGACAACGGTTCCTTCACCGATATCTCGCAGCTGCGACAGGTCTCGGGGATCGGACCAAAACTGTTCGAGAAACTGTCGCCGCTGGTGACCCTGTGA
- a CDS encoding bifunctional metallophosphatase/5'-nucleotidase produces the protein MTGPGLGPEGDLGEIDNSVDQRHLELLMIPLRKRFTAGLTALCLGLGTHLMAQPRAAADPADCTPTGTVSMFTYNDFHGRLANAAALFTPVEKARASQGDANVALISSGDDIGGSTFESMADDDNPTLKVMAAAGLSARTVGNHEFDKGWADLAGRVNPAVPGVDQLGANVYLKGTRQVASPLKAYTTFKVGELDVAVIGAVTGDLPSLVSPAGISDLTIGDPVDAVNETVSQLPEGIDLVIASIHEGAPNGNGTGDDQATASPNFRKMWTGIDPRIRVVLGGHTHQTYSWTNDKGQLFTQAGSYAAALNELKAGVTGDGALCGISNTTTKIDAKAFDTSLPRIREITDIVSAAVTKADEIGAQVIGQASEAISTPTGNSDVRDVESPMSNMVAQMFREVLGGDDPYFIGVQNPGGTRDSFDSGEITYKEAALALPFANTLMATRLTGAQFKTVLEQQWQRNDKGEIPSRPFLRLGLSSNVSYTYDESRPEGDRITSVFVGDSPLDPERLYTVGSTSFLIAGGDNFREFAKGTGTRDTGRVDLEAWTDWVKTRQTLSPSYVKRGLSLVDAPTEINRNGGTATFNFDVPGGDAKAREGVDFLLGEAAGASPKDPAKVSPALANNGVEVFLGGTSVGSGTVTDGRAKVDVTLPGGCSAPTGTQTLTFKFTPSGTLAHRQVNITGDDSSCTPAPPKPDPTGTPSPAPVRPGLPRTGS, from the coding sequence TTGACTGGGCCGGGGCTCGGGCCGGAAGGTGACCTCGGAGAGATCGACAACAGCGTCGACCAGAGACACCTGGAGTTGCTCATGATTCCGCTCAGGAAACGTTTCACCGCCGGGCTGACAGCCCTGTGTCTGGGGCTCGGAACACATCTCATGGCACAGCCCCGCGCGGCGGCCGACCCGGCCGACTGCACACCAACCGGCACCGTATCGATGTTCACCTACAACGACTTCCACGGCCGATTGGCGAACGCCGCAGCCCTGTTCACCCCCGTGGAGAAGGCCCGCGCATCCCAGGGGGATGCGAACGTCGCGCTCATCAGCAGCGGGGACGACATCGGGGGTTCCACGTTTGAATCCATGGCCGACGACGACAACCCCACCCTGAAGGTGATGGCCGCTGCCGGACTCAGCGCACGAACCGTGGGCAACCACGAGTTCGACAAGGGCTGGGCCGACCTCGCGGGTCGCGTGAACCCCGCGGTGCCCGGGGTGGATCAGCTCGGGGCGAATGTCTACCTCAAGGGAACCAGGCAGGTGGCCTCCCCACTCAAGGCGTACACGACCTTCAAGGTCGGGGAACTCGACGTCGCAGTGATCGGCGCCGTCACTGGGGATCTGCCATCCCTCGTCTCCCCCGCCGGGATCTCGGACCTGACCATCGGTGACCCCGTGGATGCCGTGAACGAGACCGTTTCCCAGCTTCCCGAGGGAATCGACCTGGTGATCGCATCCATTCACGAAGGGGCGCCGAACGGAAACGGCACCGGTGATGATCAGGCCACCGCCAGCCCGAATTTCCGGAAGATGTGGACGGGAATCGACCCGAGGATTCGCGTGGTGCTGGGCGGGCACACCCACCAGACCTATTCGTGGACCAACGACAAGGGACAGCTGTTCACCCAGGCCGGTTCCTACGCGGCTGCCCTGAACGAACTCAAGGCCGGGGTCACCGGCGACGGCGCCCTGTGCGGGATCTCCAACACCACCACCAAGATCGACGCCAAGGCATTCGACACGAGCCTGCCACGCATCCGGGAGATCACCGACATCGTCTCCGCCGCCGTCACCAAGGCCGATGAGATCGGCGCCCAGGTGATCGGCCAGGCAAGCGAGGCCATCTCGACGCCGACCGGCAACTCCGATGTCCGGGATGTGGAGTCCCCCATGAGCAACATGGTGGCCCAGATGTTCCGAGAGGTGCTGGGCGGCGATGATCCGTATTTCATCGGTGTCCAGAACCCGGGCGGCACCCGCGACAGCTTCGATTCCGGGGAGATCACCTACAAGGAGGCCGCGCTCGCGCTGCCGTTCGCCAACACCTTGATGGCCACCCGGCTCACCGGGGCCCAGTTCAAGACAGTCCTGGAGCAGCAGTGGCAGCGCAACGACAAGGGCGAGATCCCCTCACGCCCGTTCCTGCGCCTGGGCCTGTCCAGCAACGTCTCCTACACCTATGACGAGTCCCGCCCGGAGGGGGACCGGATCACATCGGTCTTCGTCGGGGACTCCCCGCTCGATCCGGAGCGGCTATACACCGTCGGTTCCACTTCCTTCCTGATCGCGGGTGGGGACAATTTCCGGGAGTTCGCGAAGGGCACCGGGACCCGGGACACGGGGCGCGTCGATCTGGAGGCCTGGACCGATTGGGTGAAGACCCGGCAGACGCTCTCCCCCAGCTACGTCAAGCGCGGCCTGTCGCTGGTCGATGCCCCCACCGAGATCAACCGGAACGGCGGGACCGCCACCTTCAACTTCGATGTGCCGGGTGGCGACGCGAAGGCACGGGAGGGCGTCGATTTCCTGCTGGGTGAGGCGGCCGGTGCATCCCCGAAGGACCCGGCCAAGGTCAGCCCGGCGCTCGCGAACAATGGCGTCGAGGTTTTCCTGGGCGGGACCAGCGTCGGCAGCGGGACCGTGACCGACGGCAGAGCGAAGGTCGATGTCACGCTGCCCGGCG